In a single window of the Paenibacillus sp. MMS20-IR301 genome:
- a CDS encoding Cof-type HAD-IIB family hydrolase produces MNTNHRKIVFIDIDGTLLTEDGIVPESAQLACRQARANGHLLYLCTGRSKAEIYDSIWEIGFDGLIGAAGGYVETGNEMLYHKKVTPENVRYLVDYFNANNVDFILESNNGLYGSRNLQPHLERRIYGDLLNDPAAQERKLQSPHPYIATLVYGEESMVVDDVNKVCFLESSLPFSQIEAELAERFTAIQCSIPIFGADSGELMIPGIHKASAIADLLVHLNIPVEDSMAIGDGLNDLEMLGFCRVGVAMGNAREQLKAIADDVTDSIEADGLYNCFLKYGLISA; encoded by the coding sequence ATGAATACAAATCACAGAAAAATTGTCTTCATCGATATTGACGGAACATTACTCACAGAGGACGGAATTGTACCGGAATCAGCACAGCTGGCGTGCAGGCAAGCACGGGCGAACGGACATTTGCTGTACCTGTGTACGGGCCGCTCGAAAGCTGAAATCTATGATTCCATCTGGGAGATCGGGTTCGATGGCTTGATCGGCGCCGCAGGCGGTTATGTCGAGACCGGCAATGAAATGCTGTATCACAAAAAGGTTACTCCGGAAAATGTAAGATACCTGGTCGATTACTTCAACGCAAACAACGTGGATTTCATTCTGGAATCCAACAACGGCCTTTACGGAAGCCGTAATCTGCAGCCGCATCTGGAGCGCAGAATTTACGGGGACCTGCTGAATGATCCGGCAGCACAGGAGAGAAAGCTGCAGTCGCCGCATCCGTACATTGCCACCTTGGTTTACGGGGAAGAGAGTATGGTAGTGGATGATGTCAACAAAGTGTGCTTCCTCGAAAGCAGCCTGCCCTTCAGCCAGATTGAGGCGGAGTTGGCAGAGCGCTTCACGGCGATTCAGTGTTCCATTCCAATCTTTGGCGCGGACAGCGGAGAACTGATGATTCCGGGCATCCATAAGGCGTCAGCTATTGCCGATTTGCTGGTCCACTTGAACATTCCGGTTGAAGACAGTATGGCCATCGGCGACGGTCTTAACGATCTGGAGATGCTGGGATTTTGCCGGGTGGGGGTTGCAATGGGCAATGCCCGGGAACAGCTCAAAGCCATCGCCGACGATGTAACAGACAGCATAGAAGCGGACGGACTCTATAATTGCTTCTTGAAATACGGGCTGATCTCCGCCTGA
- a CDS encoding ABC transporter permease: MKPITIDPQLPEGGGNKAKLSRIWSIPTLLIGILMFAVLILLALFIPYLSPYHPSEQNLSAFLQPPSAAHWLGTDQLGRDLFTRLIYAARTDLTIMVLAEIIPFCTGVFLGMVSGYYGKWTDRVISLVTDTFIAFPFYLIVIIVAFASGAGERGIYITFILVGWIVFARVVRGLSASFREQEWVASAKTLGLPGIRILLRHLLPNVLPQAVVVLMTDMVGLLVAIVTLGYLGIGIAPPTPDWGTMISDGQPFITTAWWLSAVPGFAVVYTGIALSLLGDGLADFWRKK; this comes from the coding sequence ATGAAACCAATAACCATAGACCCGCAACTGCCGGAAGGCGGAGGGAACAAAGCTAAGCTGAGCCGGATCTGGAGCATTCCAACACTTCTGATCGGGATCCTTATGTTTGCAGTGCTTATTCTTCTCGCCTTGTTCATACCCTACTTAAGCCCTTATCATCCGTCTGAGCAGAATTTGAGCGCCTTTCTCCAGCCGCCGTCTGCTGCTCACTGGCTTGGAACGGATCAGCTGGGACGTGACTTGTTCACGAGACTGATCTACGCCGCCCGTACCGACCTGACCATAATGGTGCTGGCGGAGATTATTCCTTTCTGTACCGGTGTCTTTCTGGGAATGGTATCGGGGTATTACGGCAAATGGACTGACCGGGTGATATCGCTAGTGACGGATACTTTTATCGCATTCCCTTTTTATCTGATCGTTATTATTGTCGCCTTCGCCAGCGGTGCCGGGGAGCGGGGCATCTATATCACTTTCATTCTGGTCGGCTGGATTGTGTTCGCCCGTGTGGTCAGAGGACTCAGCGCTTCTTTCCGTGAACAGGAATGGGTGGCTTCCGCCAAGACGCTGGGACTGCCGGGTATCCGGATTCTGCTGCGTCATCTGCTGCCTAATGTGCTGCCGCAGGCGGTGGTTGTGCTGATGACCGACATGGTGGGGCTGCTGGTTGCCATTGTAACACTCGGGTATCTGGGGATCGGGATTGCCCCGCCGACTCCGGACTGGGGAACGATGATCTCGGATGGACAGCCGTTCATTACAACAGCCTGGTGGCTGTCGGCCGTGCCGGGGTTTGCCGTTGTATACACGGGAATTGCCCTGTCGCTGCTCGGGGACGGTCTGGCTGATTTTTGGAGGAAAAAATAA
- a CDS encoding ABC transporter permease, giving the protein MRKSRLTLTGAAGNNGSYKWLGTALVRALLVILCVMTAVFFLIRIVPGDPAKMILGEYSTPEALKNMHHILGLDLPLWEQFIRFMKTLFTQGDTGNSITTGISTRELIAERAPVTLLLILLASVLAIIIALLLAAAAATHKDRLLDHLIRIFPAITLGMPIFWVGILLILFFSVRLGWFPVGGVGQGWRGTLHSLALPAVTVAFSQIPTLVRSLRAQMLEVLESDFVVTLKAAGIPARVILFKHVLRNSALPTLMLLGVNISYLIGGTLVVEQVFGIKGIGSLLFTSISNRDFPVIQGIALYCALSVVIISLLIEIISWWLDPRTKGPQ; this is encoded by the coding sequence ATGAGGAAATCCAGGCTAACCTTAACAGGTGCAGCTGGAAACAACGGTTCTTACAAGTGGCTGGGGACAGCCCTTGTAAGAGCCTTGCTTGTTATCCTCTGCGTAATGACGGCAGTCTTTTTCCTGATCCGGATTGTACCCGGCGATCCCGCCAAAATGATTCTCGGGGAATACAGTACACCTGAAGCGCTTAAGAACATGCACCATATACTGGGGCTGGACCTCCCGCTCTGGGAGCAGTTCATCCGGTTCATGAAGACGCTGTTCACTCAAGGCGATACCGGCAACTCCATTACTACAGGTATATCAACTAGAGAACTGATTGCTGAGCGTGCGCCTGTTACTCTGCTGCTGATTCTGCTGGCCAGTGTACTGGCGATTATCATCGCTTTGTTGCTTGCAGCCGCCGCTGCTACACATAAGGACCGGTTACTGGATCATCTGATCCGGATCTTTCCGGCAATCACTCTGGGTATGCCAATCTTCTGGGTTGGCATCCTTTTGATTTTGTTCTTCAGTGTCCGGTTAGGCTGGTTTCCGGTCGGGGGAGTGGGGCAGGGCTGGCGGGGGACGCTGCACAGTCTGGCGCTTCCGGCGGTCACCGTTGCTTTTTCGCAGATTCCTACACTGGTCCGCTCATTAAGAGCCCAGATGCTGGAGGTGCTGGAGTCTGACTTTGTTGTCACCCTGAAGGCTGCCGGAATCCCTGCGCGGGTGATTCTGTTTAAGCATGTTCTGCGTAACTCTGCACTGCCGACATTAATGCTGCTGGGGGTCAACATCTCTTATCTCATCGGAGGTACACTTGTGGTAGAGCAGGTATTCGGGATCAAGGGCATCGGCAGCCTCCTGTTCACCTCCATATCGAACCGGGACTTCCCTGTGATCCAAGGAATAGCGCTATATTGCGCTTTGTCCGTTGTGATTATCAGCCTGCTGATTGAAATTATCTCCTGGTGGCTTGATCCCAGAACGAAGGGACCCCAATGA
- a CDS encoding aminotransferase class V-fold PLP-dependent enzyme — protein MSQQYKGYVPLTLAEFNQLTEQLSVLLATEHPAVIIPGEAILGIEAVAAGIAAPGRTILNVVTGPYGSLFGQWLERGGAAVAEVKVSFDEVVTIEKVAAAIEQFQPVAISFVQAEVVTGGSNPAEAIFRLARQHNLITVTDSVSAVGGEALLVDEWAVDFAVIGAQKALAGPNGISAVSISPRGWQFLASNERAPRNSILSLLDLQPAPDGAPPLRVPPNIPVLEARALIQALAQVEDEGLPQVITRHERAASAAVAGIRALGLEPWQKNSSHYSTLTTTVRIQGADKLLIKQPIGIVAPGDGELYGQLLRINHFGQNASRESVETAVQTLAGLLAQDAGPAVLAVRTAWGE, from the coding sequence ATGAGCCAACAATATAAAGGTTATGTCCCGCTGACTTTAGCGGAGTTCAATCAATTAACAGAGCAGCTTTCCGTACTCTTAGCTACTGAGCATCCTGCGGTTATTATCCCGGGTGAAGCCATTCTGGGGATTGAAGCAGTTGCTGCGGGTATTGCTGCGCCAGGCCGGACAATATTGAATGTGGTGACCGGCCCGTACGGCAGCTTATTTGGGCAATGGCTTGAACGCGGCGGGGCGGCAGTGGCTGAGGTGAAAGTAAGCTTTGATGAGGTAGTCACTATAGAGAAGGTAGCTGCAGCCATTGAACAATTCCAGCCAGTCGCTATCTCCTTCGTGCAGGCCGAAGTGGTTACAGGCGGCTCTAATCCCGCAGAGGCAATCTTCCGGCTGGCCCGTCAGCATAATCTGATCACGGTGACCGATTCCGTCTCGGCTGTTGGCGGGGAGGCGCTGCTTGTCGATGAATGGGCCGTGGATTTCGCTGTAATCGGTGCACAAAAAGCGCTCGCCGGGCCGAACGGCATCAGTGCGGTCAGCATTTCCCCGCGCGGCTGGCAGTTCCTTGCCTCGAATGAACGGGCACCGCGTAATTCTATTCTGTCGCTGCTGGATTTGCAGCCAGCGCCGGATGGTGCCCCGCCGCTGCGTGTGCCGCCGAACATCCCTGTACTGGAAGCCAGAGCATTGATTCAGGCGCTGGCGCAGGTGGAAGATGAGGGCTTGCCGCAAGTCATCACCCGGCATGAACGCGCAGCTTCTGCGGCTGTAGCCGGGATTAGAGCATTAGGGCTTGAGCCGTGGCAGAAGAACAGCAGTCATTACTCCACGCTGACAACTACCGTGCGTATTCAGGGTGCAGACAAGCTGCTGATTAAACAGCCCATCGGTATCGTAGCACCGGGAGACGGAGAGCTATACGGCCAACTGCTGCGGATTAATCATTTCGGGCAGAATGCCAGCCGGGAAAGTGTGGAGACAGCTGTTCAGACATTGGCCGGACTGCTTGCACAGGATGCAGGCCCGGCTGTCCTGGCGGTCCGCACGGCATGGGGGGAATGA
- a CDS encoding FAD-binding oxidoreductase: protein MKKVIVIGAGILGASTAYQLAKLGTEVLVVDRKDQGQATDAAAGIICPWLSQRRNQAWYRLAKAGARFYPQLIEELERGGASETGYARVGALSIHNDETKLDKIEARASMRLSDAPEIGEITRLSAGATRELFPLLAEEYASVHISGAARVDGRALRDVLLHAAQHYGARLIHGEAALQYEAGRVIGVSIGAEIHVADEIIVCAGAWAAELLQPLGITFKVTSQKGQIMHLHAADQKGTEKWPVVIPPSDQYLLAFAHGKLVIGATHENNVAGYATHVTAGGMQEVLNKGLEVAPALEACTLAEVRTGFRPFTPGFLPVIGALPGWKGLFTANGLGASGLTMGPFIGSQLAKLALGHDPDIDLSDYDVRSALEE, encoded by the coding sequence GTGAAGAAAGTCATCGTGATCGGAGCAGGAATCCTTGGGGCCTCCACAGCCTATCAGTTAGCAAAGCTTGGCACTGAAGTTCTTGTTGTTGACCGTAAAGATCAGGGACAGGCAACAGACGCCGCCGCCGGCATTATTTGCCCGTGGCTGTCACAGCGGCGCAACCAGGCCTGGTACAGGCTGGCCAAGGCGGGTGCACGGTTCTATCCGCAGCTGATTGAGGAGCTTGAGCGCGGCGGGGCGTCCGAAACGGGCTATGCCCGGGTGGGTGCGCTTAGTATTCATAACGATGAGACGAAGCTGGACAAGATAGAAGCGCGTGCAAGCATGCGGCTCTCTGATGCCCCGGAGATCGGTGAGATAACCCGGCTTAGCGCCGGAGCAACCCGGGAATTGTTCCCGCTGCTTGCAGAGGAATATGCTTCTGTACATATTAGCGGGGCGGCCCGGGTTGACGGGCGTGCGCTGCGTGACGTTTTGCTGCATGCTGCACAGCATTACGGCGCCAGACTGATTCATGGCGAGGCCGCACTGCAATATGAGGCTGGGCGCGTAATAGGAGTTTCTATAGGTGCGGAGATCCATGTCGCAGATGAGATCATTGTCTGTGCCGGTGCCTGGGCTGCGGAGCTGCTGCAGCCATTAGGCATTACCTTCAAGGTCACCTCGCAAAAGGGGCAGATTATGCATCTGCATGCTGCGGATCAGAAGGGTACGGAGAAGTGGCCGGTTGTCATTCCGCCCAGTGACCAGTATTTGCTTGCGTTTGCTCATGGCAAGCTTGTGATCGGAGCTACGCATGAGAATAATGTGGCAGGATATGCTACCCATGTAACCGCCGGCGGGATGCAGGAAGTGCTGAACAAGGGGCTGGAGGTGGCTCCGGCGCTTGAGGCCTGTACCTTGGCCGAAGTAAGAACCGGTTTCCGCCCGTTTACACCGGGATTTCTTCCGGTCATCGGCGCGCTTCCCGGCTGGAAGGGGCTATTCACAGCTAACGGCTTGGGCGCTTCGGGATTAACCATGGGCCCGTTTATCGGCAGCCAGCTGGCCAAGCTGGCACTCGGCCATGACCCGGACATAGACCTGAGTGATTACGATGTACGTTCAGCACTTGAAGAATAA
- a CDS encoding amidohydrolase family protein, with translation MILKQPESLSYSGIYIAGIAGKRFDIEIKQGRFSAISEAGTGAGALQELWISPGIIDLHTHLAWTDFDHADQLKRDSREVEQMQAEAFAATLRTGVTTARDAGGILPVTIRHLVQHYQQPLRVQTSSEMLGAADALGVKHLEQRLNGIYATGAGWIKIMATGGLGSPTEKVTDPNFSEEEFTFIVRHAHAHGKKVLVHTWGGVTIDWSSAAGVESIEHGMFLTAGQAGRLAEAGVAYVPTASIYRIAADPKGVLGLPPVICERAARASDAHAAAIGHAQRAGVRLGFGTDYATPSLHGYNLQEFDTLFEYGLSRTEAWRSATEDAAVILGSGNELGRIAEGYLADAVIYTADPYEARNAEELRKSIVTVITGALSAS, from the coding sequence ATGATCCTCAAGCAGCCGGAATCCCTAAGCTACAGCGGTATATATATCGCTGGCATAGCAGGCAAACGCTTTGACATCGAGATTAAGCAGGGACGGTTCTCAGCCATTAGTGAAGCCGGCACGGGAGCGGGGGCACTGCAGGAATTGTGGATCAGCCCGGGGATTATTGATCTGCATACCCATCTGGCCTGGACCGACTTTGACCACGCTGACCAGCTGAAGCGGGACAGCCGTGAGGTTGAACAGATGCAGGCCGAGGCCTTTGCTGCTACCTTGCGCACCGGGGTGACTACGGCGCGTGATGCCGGCGGGATTCTTCCCGTCACCATCCGGCATCTCGTGCAGCATTATCAGCAGCCGCTGCGGGTGCAGACCAGCAGTGAAATGCTGGGAGCAGCGGACGCCCTCGGCGTTAAGCATCTGGAGCAGCGGCTGAACGGAATCTATGCAACGGGAGCAGGCTGGATCAAGATTATGGCGACAGGCGGCTTAGGCTCACCTACCGAGAAGGTCACGGACCCGAATTTCTCTGAGGAGGAATTCACGTTCATTGTCCGGCATGCCCATGCACACGGGAAGAAGGTGCTCGTCCATACCTGGGGCGGTGTAACCATCGACTGGTCCAGCGCGGCTGGGGTAGAGTCCATTGAGCACGGGATGTTCCTGACCGCCGGTCAGGCTGGCCGGCTGGCCGAAGCGGGAGTAGCTTACGTGCCGACCGCTTCCATCTACCGGATCGCTGCCGATCCGAAGGGGGTGCTCGGGCTGCCCCCGGTCATCTGTGAGCGGGCCGCCCGGGCTTCTGATGCACATGCCGCTGCAATCGGGCATGCGCAGCGGGCAGGCGTCCGTCTCGGCTTCGGGACAGACTATGCCACCCCTTCGCTGCACGGCTATAATCTGCAGGAATTCGATACGCTGTTCGAATACGGTCTCAGCCGGACGGAGGCCTGGCGTTCGGCCACAGAGGACGCTGCAGTTATCCTCGGCAGCGGCAATGAGCTGGGCCGGATCGCTGAAGGCTATCTGGCCGATGCGGTCATCTATACCGCTGATCCGTATGAAGCGCGGAATGCGGAGGAGCTGCGGAAGAGCATCGTCACGGTGATCACCGGGGCGCTTTCTGCATCTTAA
- a CDS encoding ABC transporter ATP-binding protein yields the protein MSTQPVLAIDSLTLAAKSKEILVNNVSFSLARGESLGLVGESGSGKSLTLRAILGLLPRGVEQTGGVIRSTVSSAMVFQDPRGALDPLCPVVKQLTEVVYYRQKLSRKASRTVALELLERLGLPESLQRSDRYPSQLSGGQCQRVVIALALACKPGILLCDEPTTALDVTVQRQIIETITSLQQELGFAMVFVTHNLAIAANLCSRLYVMKRGQIVEHGETLDLLRHPADAYTRMLIDSVLPLPELEGGGQAWN from the coding sequence ATGTCTACACAACCTGTTCTCGCAATAGATTCACTGACACTCGCAGCCAAATCTAAAGAAATTCTGGTTAACAATGTAAGCTTCTCGCTTGCCCGCGGGGAAAGCCTGGGGCTGGTCGGGGAATCCGGCTCCGGCAAGTCGCTTACGCTGCGCGCTATCCTCGGCCTGCTTCCGCGCGGAGTGGAACAAACCGGCGGGGTAATCCGCAGCACTGTCAGCAGCGCAATGGTGTTCCAGGACCCGCGCGGTGCGCTGGACCCGCTCTGTCCGGTAGTGAAGCAGCTTACGGAGGTCGTCTATTACAGGCAAAAGCTAAGCCGAAAGGCTTCGCGGACGGTTGCGCTGGAGCTGCTGGAGCGGCTCGGCCTGCCGGAATCGTTACAACGGTCGGACAGGTATCCGAGCCAGCTGTCAGGCGGCCAGTGCCAGCGTGTTGTGATCGCCTTGGCCCTGGCCTGCAAGCCAGGCATTCTGCTCTGTGACGAGCCGACAACGGCACTCGATGTGACCGTTCAGCGGCAAATCATTGAGACTATTACCAGTCTGCAGCAGGAGCTGGGCTTTGCAATGGTCTTTGTCACCCACAATCTGGCGATAGCTGCTAATCTGTGTTCAAGATTGTATGTCATGAAGCGGGGACAGATCGTGGAGCATGGCGAGACGCTTGATCTGTTGCGGCATCCGGCGGATGCTTATACCCGGATGTTGATTGATTCGGTGCTTCCGCTGCCGGAGCTTGAAGGGGGCGGACAGGCATGGAATTAG
- a CDS encoding Lsa family ABC-F type ribosomal protection protein has translation MSLINVSNLTFAYEGTYDNIFEQVNFQLDTDWKLGFTGRNGRGKTTFLNLLLGKYEYSGTISAKVSFEYFPFPVADKSSLTIDVISEIDPDYVHWQLLRELNLLKVAEDVLYRPFDSLSNGEQTKVLLAALFIKENSFLLIDEPTNHLDMKARQLVSDYLSTKSGYILVSHDRAFLDNCVDHILSINKTNIEIQKGNFSSWWENKTRQDNFELAEDEKLRKDIKRLAGSSKRTGGWAHEVEKSKNGTRNSGSKLDKGYVGHKAAKMMKRSKSIQQRQESAIAEKSKLLRNLESSDSLEISQLPYHKQQLVELDDISVQYGGRTACEHVSFTIEQGDRIALSGINGSGKSSLLKLICGENITHTGSLRKDSQLAISYVSQDTSHLQGSLSEYAYEQGIDESLFKSILRKLDFSRLQFEKDMSTYSGGQKKKVLIAASLSEKVHLHVWDEPLNFVDVISRMQIEELLLEYEPTILFVEHDREFCGNIATKHYSLD, from the coding sequence ATGTCTTTGATCAATGTGAGCAATCTGACGTTTGCCTATGAGGGCACATACGATAATATTTTTGAACAGGTGAATTTCCAGCTGGATACGGATTGGAAGCTGGGCTTCACCGGCCGGAACGGGCGGGGCAAGACGACCTTCCTGAATCTGCTGCTTGGTAAATACGAATACAGCGGAACGATCTCCGCGAAGGTGAGCTTTGAATACTTCCCGTTTCCGGTTGCGGACAAATCGAGCCTGACTATCGATGTCATTAGTGAGATTGATCCGGATTATGTGCACTGGCAGCTGCTGCGTGAGCTTAATCTGCTGAAGGTTGCCGAGGATGTGCTGTACCGGCCGTTTGATTCCTTGTCGAACGGAGAGCAGACGAAGGTGCTGCTGGCGGCATTGTTCATTAAGGAGAACAGCTTCCTGCTGATTGACGAACCGACCAACCATCTCGATATGAAGGCGCGCCAGCTGGTCAGTGACTATCTCAGCACGAAGAGCGGGTATATTCTGGTCTCGCATGACCGGGCCTTCCTTGATAACTGCGTAGACCATATTCTGTCAATCAACAAGACGAATATCGAGATTCAAAAGGGAAATTTCAGCAGCTGGTGGGAGAATAAGACGCGTCAGGATAACTTCGAGCTGGCAGAAGACGAGAAGCTGCGGAAAGATATCAAGCGGTTAGCAGGTTCTTCGAAGCGGACCGGCGGCTGGGCGCATGAGGTGGAGAAGTCCAAGAACGGCACACGTAACTCCGGCTCCAAGCTGGATAAGGGATATGTCGGCCACAAGGCGGCAAAAATGATGAAGCGCTCGAAATCCATCCAGCAGCGGCAGGAGTCGGCTATTGCCGAGAAGTCGAAGCTGCTCCGCAATCTGGAAAGCTCCGACAGCCTGGAAATCTCGCAGCTTCCGTATCATAAACAGCAGCTCGTGGAGCTGGATGACATATCTGTTCAGTATGGCGGCCGGACAGCGTGTGAGCATGTAAGCTTTACGATTGAGCAGGGTGACCGGATTGCCCTGTCCGGCATTAACGGTTCAGGGAAATCAAGTCTGCTGAAGCTGATCTGCGGGGAGAATATCACCCATACAGGCAGCCTGCGGAAGGACAGCCAGCTTGCAATCTCCTATGTATCCCAGGATACTTCCCATCTGCAGGGCAGCCTGAGCGAATACGCCTATGAGCAGGGGATTGACGAGAGCCTGTTCAAATCGATTCTGCGCAAGCTGGATTTCTCGCGGCTGCAGTTCGAGAAAGACATGTCCACATACAGCGGCGGGCAGAAGAAGAAGGTACTGATTGCCGCCAGCCTCAGCGAGAAAGTGCATCTGCATGTGTGGGATGAGCCGCTGAACTTTGTCGATGTCATCTCCCGGATGCAGATTGAAGAGCTGCTGCTGGAATATGAGCCGACGATTCTGTTCGTGGAGCATGACCGGGAATTCTGCGGGAATATAGCTACCAAGCATTATAGTTTAGACTAG
- a CDS encoding ATP-binding cassette domain-containing protein — translation MELALHVQDLTVRYGAFTALDRIQLKLEQHTTLGLVGESGSGKSTLARVIAGLIAPDEGRILLGPQELRKKRSREQYKQIQMIFQNPDASLNPKHSIRQILSEALLFHRIVDRSQVEKRCQELLSRVQLEAKALDRYPHEFSGGQRQRIAIARALSVEPSLLIADEPTSALDVSVQRSVLELFHTLKSELALTVLFISHDLGVIHAVSDTVAVMRQGQLVEVNAKEQFFRRPGHEYSRELLSAVPKMPL, via the coding sequence ATGGAATTAGCATTGCATGTGCAGGATTTGACGGTTCGTTACGGCGCCTTTACGGCGCTGGACCGGATTCAGCTGAAGCTGGAGCAGCATACCACACTCGGACTGGTAGGCGAGTCAGGTTCCGGGAAATCTACGCTGGCCCGGGTAATTGCCGGATTGATTGCTCCGGATGAAGGCAGAATTCTGCTCGGCCCGCAGGAGCTGCGCAAGAAGCGAAGCCGGGAGCAGTATAAGCAAATTCAGATGATCTTCCAGAATCCGGATGCTTCGCTGAATCCCAAGCATTCTATCCGCCAGATCCTGTCCGAGGCTTTATTGTTCCACCGGATTGTTGACCGTTCACAGGTTGAGAAGAGATGCCAAGAGCTGCTCAGCCGGGTTCAGCTGGAAGCGAAGGCGCTGGACCGGTATCCGCATGAATTCTCCGGCGGCCAGCGCCAGCGGATTGCCATCGCCCGGGCGTTAAGTGTTGAGCCCAGCCTGCTGATTGCCGATGAGCCGACCAGTGCGCTTGATGTATCTGTGCAGCGGAGTGTTCTGGAATTATTCCATACACTTAAGTCTGAGCTTGCGCTGACCGTACTGTTCATCTCCCATGATCTGGGGGTGATTCATGCAGTGAGCGATACTGTTGCAGTTATGCGGCAGGGGCAGCTGGTGGAGGTTAACGCTAAAGAACAGTTCTTCCGCCGTCCGGGGCATGAATACAGCCGGGAGCTGCTGTCAGCGGTTCCGAAGATGCCGCTTTAA
- a CDS encoding ABC transporter substrate-binding protein, whose translation MGTLTVLFAMTLAGCAGSNNNADSGNSASPSASPAATESTSTAEPAAGGTFTYGRPASVTSFDLHNQITSNNAFAIDKVFESLVAFDSKGEIKDFLAASHTISEDGLTYTFVLRDGLKFSDGTPVTAEDAVFSLNRHLTVGGPLAISAKVDSVKAQDDKTLVITLKEPYTPFISELSNFSNGIIPNNFGGVTEEEFFKKPVGTGPFVIESWDPAGDVTFTKNTNYWQEGKPYLDKLVYKLIQDDSQAINQLKAGEVDAVEALSLQNAGEIKDGTDTTVVTNGSWVTEQLFFNTLDEHFSDIHVRRALALALDRDGLTKALTFGYAQTANSLLPTTIPYNANDTIKALNFDVAAAKEELAKSAFPNGFTTKLLVASGNSTRAQEAQIIQAAGQQIGIKIEIESIELATFRERFFAYDFAAMLNSGQADSPEANSILAFQTDPEGFSKSYWTHYTNDDVTKLLYEGQKTADGDARAEIYSKLLQTLADEVPYIPLYYPDILIGARSSVDGLVVLPNGSIRLEDVRISK comes from the coding sequence ATGGGGACTCTGACAGTGCTGTTTGCAATGACGCTTGCAGGCTGTGCCGGGTCGAACAATAACGCGGATAGCGGTAATTCCGCCAGCCCAAGTGCCAGTCCTGCTGCAACCGAAAGCACAAGTACAGCAGAGCCGGCCGCAGGAGGTACGTTTACCTATGGCCGTCCGGCGTCCGTAACCTCGTTTGATCTGCACAACCAGATCACTTCGAATAACGCATTTGCGATTGATAAAGTGTTTGAATCTTTGGTCGCTTTTGACAGCAAGGGAGAAATTAAGGATTTCCTTGCAGCCTCACATACCATCAGCGAGGACGGCTTAACGTATACCTTCGTTTTACGTGACGGGCTGAAATTCTCGGACGGTACACCTGTAACCGCAGAGGATGCAGTGTTCTCTCTGAACCGTCATTTGACTGTCGGCGGACCGCTGGCAATCTCGGCGAAGGTCGATTCTGTTAAGGCACAGGATGACAAGACACTGGTAATTACGCTTAAAGAGCCTTATACACCCTTCATCTCCGAGTTGTCGAACTTCTCGAATGGGATTATCCCGAATAACTTCGGCGGTGTAACGGAAGAGGAGTTCTTCAAGAAGCCTGTAGGTACGGGACCTTTCGTAATTGAGAGCTGGGATCCGGCAGGGGATGTAACCTTCACGAAGAACACAAACTACTGGCAGGAAGGCAAACCCTATCTCGATAAGCTCGTATACAAGCTGATTCAGGATGACAGCCAGGCCATCAACCAGCTGAAGGCTGGAGAAGTGGATGCGGTTGAAGCCCTGTCTCTGCAGAATGCCGGGGAAATCAAAGACGGCACGGATACTACTGTTGTCACTAATGGCAGCTGGGTAACAGAGCAGTTGTTCTTTAACACCCTGGATGAGCATTTCTCCGATATCCATGTCCGCCGCGCCCTGGCGCTGGCTCTGGACCGTGACGGCCTGACCAAGGCACTGACCTTCGGGTATGCCCAGACCGCTAATTCGCTGCTGCCGACGACTATTCCTTACAATGCCAATGATACAATCAAAGCGCTGAACTTTGATGTAGCCGCAGCGAAGGAAGAGCTTGCGAAGTCCGCCTTCCCTAACGGCTTCACCACGAAATTGCTGGTAGCTTCCGGCAACAGCACAAGAGCTCAGGAAGCCCAGATTATTCAGGCAGCCGGACAACAGATCGGCATCAAGATTGAGATTGAGTCCATTGAGCTGGCTACCTTCCGTGAACGCTTCTTCGCTTACGATTTCGCAGCCATGCTGAACAGCGGCCAGGCCGATTCACCGGAAGCCAATTCCATTCTGGCCTTCCAGACCGATCCGGAAGGCTTCAGCAAATCTTACTGGACGCATTACACGAATGACGATGTAACTAAGCTGCTGTATGAAGGCCAAAAAACCGCAGACGGCGACGCCCGTGCGGAGATCTACAGCAAGCTTCTGCAGACTCTGGCGGATGAGGTTCCTTACATTCCGCTGTACTACCCGGATATTCTGATCGGTGCCCGGTCTTCGGTAGACGGTCTTGTAGTTCTGCCTAACGGCAGCATCCGTCTGGAAGATGTCCGCATCAGCAAATGA